A genome region from Anaerobacillus alkaliphilus includes the following:
- a CDS encoding GNAT family N-acetyltransferase, producing MYYKENELVIRSINEQDLPRLWQLMYGKEEPEWKKWDAPYFEHKHVPYEDFMGEKKKWVDQIDHWAILVDDELIGTLGYYWEHKPSNWLEMGIVIYDPNYWSGGFGTRAIRFLINHLFTTMPLVRVGYTTWSGNERMIKVGEKLGMTMEARLRKCRFYNGEYYDSIRMGLLREEWEGNSFFRD from the coding sequence ATGTACTATAAAGAAAATGAATTAGTAATAAGGTCGATTAATGAACAAGACTTACCGCGGCTTTGGCAGCTAATGTATGGGAAAGAAGAGCCAGAGTGGAAAAAATGGGATGCACCTTATTTTGAGCATAAACATGTCCCTTATGAAGATTTTATGGGGGAAAAGAAAAAATGGGTTGACCAAATTGATCACTGGGCTATTTTAGTTGACGATGAACTGATAGGGACCCTAGGCTATTATTGGGAGCATAAACCTTCAAATTGGCTTGAAATGGGGATTGTCATTTACGATCCAAACTATTGGAGTGGAGGTTTCGGGACGCGAGCAATACGATTTCTAATTAATCATCTTTTTACAACGATGCCATTAGTTCGCGTTGGCTATACCACCTGGTCAGGAAATGAGCGAATGATTAAGGTTGGTGAAAAACTTGGGATGACCATGGAAGCAAGACTTAGGAAATGCCGGTTCTATAACGGTGAATATTATGACTCGATCAGAATGGGCTTATTAAGGGAAGAGTGGGAAGGGAACTCGTTTTTTCGTGATTAA